DNA from Pseudocitrobacter corydidari:
TGGCGGAACTCCGCCTGCGGGAACAAACGCAGTTACTGGTGGCGCATCGCTACATCACGCGCGACGCCAGCGCCGGAAGTGAAAACCATATCGCCCTAAGTGAGCGGGAGTTTTTTACCCGCGCGGGGCAAAATCTGCTGGTCTTAAGCTGGCACGCTAACGGTCTGTATTATGGCGTCGGCGTCGAGATTGATCTCTGGCTGCACGCCGGGTTTGACGTGGTGGTCAACGGTTCACGCGCGCATTTGCCGCAGGCACGGGCGCGCTATCAATCGGCGCTGCTGCCCATCTGTTTACAGGTTTCGCCGGAGATCCTGCGCCAGCGCCTGGAAAACCGTGGCCGTGAAAACGCCAGTGAAATTAACGCCCGCCTGGCGCGCGCCGCCCGCTATACTCCACAGGATTGCCATACGCTCAACAATGACGGCAGCCTGCGCCAGTCGGTCGACACGCTGCTGACGCTGATTCATCAGAAGGAGAAACACCATGCCTGCTTGTGAGCTTCGCCCGGCCACGCAGTACGATACCGACGCGGTTTACGCGCTGATTTGTGAGCTAAAACAGGCGGAGTTTGACCACCACGCGTTTCGCGTGGGCTTTAACGCCAATCTGCGCGACCCAAACATGCGCTACCATCTGGCGCTGCTTGATGGCGAAGTTGTCGGCATGATCGGCCTGCATTTGCAGTTTCATCTGCATCATGTCAACTGGATCGGCGAAATTCAGGAACTGGTGGTGATGCCGCAGGCGCGCGGTCTGAACGTCGGCAGTAAATTACTGGCATGGGCAGAAGAAGAAGCCCGCCAGGCCGGGGCCGAAATGACCGAACTTTCCACCAACGTGAAGCGCCACGACGCGCACCGATTTTACCTGCGCGAAGGCTACGAGCAGAGCCACTTCCGCTTCACCAAGGCGCTGTAACATGAGCCTGACCCTCACGCTCACCGGCACCGGCGGCGCACAGGGCGTTCCGGCATGGGGCTGCGAGTGCGCGGCCTGCGCCAGAGCGCGGCGCTCACCGCAGTATCGCCGCCAGCCATGCAGCGGCGTAGTGAAGTTTAACGAGGCGATCACCCTGATCGACGCCGGGCGGCACGATCTCGCCGATCGCTGGTCGCCCGGATCGTTCCAGCAGTTTTTGCTGACGCACTACCATATGGATCACGTCCAGGGGCTGTTTCCGCTGCGCTGGGGCGTGGGCGATCCGATCCCGGTCTACGGCCCGCCGGATGAACAGGGCTGCGACGATCTGTTTAAACATCCGGGCCTGCTTGATTTCAGCCACACAGTGGAACCGTTTGTGGTGTTTGATTTGCAGGGATTGCAGGTCACGCCGCTGCCGCTTAACCATTCTAAACTCACTTTCGGCTATTTACTGGAAACGGCGCACAGCCGGGTGGCGTGGCTATCTGACACCGCTGGCCTGCCAGAGAAAACGCTGAAATTTTTACGCAATAATCAGCCGCAGGTAATGGTAATTGATTGCAGCCACCCGCCGCGCGAGGATGCACCGCGTAATCACTGTGATTTAAACACCGTACTGGCGCAGAATGAGGTTATCCGCTCGCCACGGGTGATTCTGACGCACATCAGCCACCAGTTTGATGCGTGGCTGATGGAGAACGCGCTGCCGTCAGGGTTTGAGGCCGGGTTTGATGGGATGGAGATTAGGGTAGCGTGATAGGGTTGGTCATGGGCGCGCTGCCCCCTCACCGCTCATACTCATCTTCCAGCCTCTGCCGCTCATCCTCTAGCTGCCGATGTTCCTGATCAAGCTGGCGCTGGCGGTCATCAAGCTGCCTGCGTCGGTCCTCCAGTTGGCGGCGACGGTCGTCATATTGCTGGCGGCTGTTATCATTCTGATAGCGCCCGTCGTCATAGTCGCGGTCATCATCATCGCTGGCACGATTGCTGGAGGGATTGTAGGCATCGTTAATTGCCTGCTGAATGTTGCCTATCGCATCATCAATCACATCGGCATGCGCAAGCGGGCTCATCAGCACAAACAACAAGACGGTAAGGTAACGTTTCATCAGGAAAGTCTCATACAACCAGAGTGAGATGACGTTAATGAAACGTTAGAAAGTAAAACAGCGGAGTATTCTCAAATGTGGATAGCACAATAACCTAACAATAATAGTTAATTCGATCACAGCCTAAATATCCACATCCCGACGTTATTATTATAATGGTCTCTATTTTGCCTGTCTTATTATTTATTTCGCAAATAATTAAATGGAGATTAGATATTTTATGAATGGAACATTTAAATTAACGAAAACCTGCCTGGCGCTGACCGCCATTATGGCATTAATGAGCCAATCGGTAGGTGCGGCGGAAAGCGCTAAAGATGCCAGTTCATTTACCAAATCCGTCAATCAGCAATATCAACAATCCCTTCCTTTTAACAATCGTCAGGATTTTGACGACGCGCAGCGTGGTTTTATCGCTCCGTTGTTAAATGAAGGGAAA
Protein-coding regions in this window:
- the phnN gene encoding ribose 1,5-bisphosphokinase; the protein is MMGKLIWLMGPSGSGKDSLLAELRLREQTQLLVAHRYITRDASAGSENHIALSEREFFTRAGQNLLVLSWHANGLYYGVGVEIDLWLHAGFDVVVNGSRAHLPQARARYQSALLPICLQVSPEILRQRLENRGRENASEINARLARAARYTPQDCHTLNNDGSLRQSVDTLLTLIHQKEKHHACL
- the phnO gene encoding aminoalkylphosphonate N-acetyltransferase, whose product is MPACELRPATQYDTDAVYALICELKQAEFDHHAFRVGFNANLRDPNMRYHLALLDGEVVGMIGLHLQFHLHHVNWIGEIQELVVMPQARGLNVGSKLLAWAEEEARQAGAEMTELSTNVKRHDAHRFYLREGYEQSHFRFTKAL
- the phnP gene encoding phosphonate metabolism protein PhnP, which encodes MSLTLTLTGTGGAQGVPAWGCECAACARARRSPQYRRQPCSGVVKFNEAITLIDAGRHDLADRWSPGSFQQFLLTHYHMDHVQGLFPLRWGVGDPIPVYGPPDEQGCDDLFKHPGLLDFSHTVEPFVVFDLQGLQVTPLPLNHSKLTFGYLLETAHSRVAWLSDTAGLPEKTLKFLRNNQPQVMVIDCSHPPREDAPRNHCDLNTVLAQNEVIRSPRVILTHISHQFDAWLMENALPSGFEAGFDGMEIRVA
- the yjdP gene encoding DDRRRQL repeat protein YjdP, which produces MKRYLTVLLFVLMSPLAHADVIDDAIGNIQQAINDAYNPSSNRASDDDDRDYDDGRYQNDNSRQQYDDRRRQLEDRRRQLDDRQRQLDQEHRQLEDERQRLEDEYER